In the Arachis hypogaea cultivar Tifrunner chromosome 20, arahy.Tifrunner.gnm2.J5K5, whole genome shotgun sequence genome, agttaaacaaaaaaattaactaataataataataataataataataataataataataataaattatagcgtattaaaaaaatactaaaggtatttaaaaaatactataaaaaatatataaaaaatataaaaaaattaaaatactaaaaaatagcattataatttaatgtcatgattttttagtaattatatatcttaaaataattttaattaatattatttaaataatatttattttatcaaaatcaatgttAATATAGAATTCAAACACTAATCCAAAGGCACATTTATTTTTTTAGCCTAAATTCTGTCCCGTTTACTAAATCGGTATCATTTTCTTGCTTTCACATGAAAAATTGAGACCCTATATCTATCTATTTCTGACAAGTAAATTCTTGCGAATGCTTACTAAAATTGAATCCAACACAATTATGTTTagagtaaaaaaaattagttcgATTCCTAAGAACACAATTCCATTTGTTTTAAACATTACTCTCGTCTACTCAACTTCAATCCAGACACAGCGATCAGGTCTTCGAATCTCCTAGCATCCAACGAATACTAATTGAAGAAAACATGTGAAGAATGGTATTAATTATTTTTCGAGTATTTACTCATTTTAGTCcttaaaaaattttggataagacattttagttttcaactaaaattaattattcgatcGGTTTTTAACAATTAACCCcgtcaattatttaaattttttgctcTGTCAACTCTAATAGAAGATAAAATAGTTTCTAACAACTCTATCAAAGGACAAAAAAGTCCCTGACCCCCTCTATTTGGAAACGACACCATTCTCTCCCAATTCTATCATATCTCGCTAACCTTAACATTCATACTCTCATTCTTTACCTTCACAATCTTTTtctccatctttttcttctttctcttcaactCCAAAATCAAGCCATGGTGTAACTGGCACGCATGTTGCACCTACTTCAACATCTCATGGATCACACACTTTCCAAATCTCTGTGACTGATACACCACCCACATCCTCTGCACTTCACTCACCAAAAGCATCCACCTCCACGTCCTTGATAACAAAATCACCTCCAACCCTGACAACGTCCAccacatcctcaagaccaagtttcACAACTACCCCAAAGGCAAACATTTCTCCACTCTCGAGctagcaatatagattgttggacattaggatatcatgagaagattctccttcgacatcatatgcaaattctcatttggaATGGACCCCGAGTACTTTATTCCTTCTCTCCTAAAGTCTAAGCTGGCAGACAGCTTTGACCTCACATCTAAGCTATCAGTACAACGAGCAATGTCGCTATCGCCACTCATATGGAAATTGAAGCGATTATTGAACATTGGTTCGGAAAAGAAGCTAAAGGAAGTAATCTGAGTGGTGGACAATATGGTCATAGAGATGATAGGgtagaggaggagggagatgacAACGACGACGACAGATTTTAACAAATTAGACTTGCTATCTAGATTCATGGGATCTATCAAAGACGACAAGTACTTGAGAGACATAGTCATCAGTTTTCtaagtatgaattggttgagaactaGTTGAGAAATTTTCTTCTTGTAAACATTAAAATTGCAGAGTGTGCATTATGTAGTTTGAAGTTGCAGTATTAGACTGTTAGGATTATAtgagatatgatgaaaatttgGAGAGAACAGTATCATTTCCGAACAAAGGGGTCAGAGACTATTTTGTTCCCTATTAGAGTTGTTAGGGACTATTTCGTCCTCTGTTAGAGTTGACAGAACAAAAGACCtaagtaattaataaaagactaaagtattatttttgtccccaacgtttggggtaaatcctatttgtgtccctaacgtttaaatcgtcctatttgtatccttaacgtttataaaagtgattcaatgttatcctactatcaattatactaacaaatcatattatatttttcaattattctcacttggatgtattcattctcaattaggtctcacttggatgtgttcgattttaatattatacccactatttgtgtttagattcaaatatgtccctagaaaagtgaattatgtaaatgttgtaagaattagtttcaacatttgatgagctatttttcggagtagatcatcgattctatctcagacatttatattctaacttcaagaagagatttttaaaactcaaactaaagcgttcatgatgtgtaattgatggcaggataacattgaatcacttttacaaacgttagggatacaaatagaacgatttaaacgttagggacacaaatagaatttaccacaaacgttagggacaaaaacgatactttactcttaataaaattaattgttaaagaccaattaaataattaattttaattaaaaactaaattgtcTAATCCAAAATTCTTTAGAAACCAAAATAAGTAAATACTCTTTTTCTTGTTTGTAATTACTAATTAGTCCGAGAGGTGAACAATAATGTTTAAGGGAAAGAATAAAGGGATGGAGTAGGGTGGTAAAAAATGGGCCCAAATAAGGGCCCAATAAAGTTTGGAAACCCTTGGTAGTTGTTACTGAGGGAGAGGATTGCATAGGAAAAGGCAGAAGCGTTGTTATCCCCTGTCTATCCATTTCATCCATTTCTTAAACTCAGCTCTCAGCTCAGTGTTGTGTTGAGCTCCGCCGCTAGCTGCCATGTCTCCAGGTCCCGTCGTTGATGCGCCCGCCGCTGACACCACCGCCGACCAACAACTCCCTCCTGTCGATGACGCTACCAACAAGAAAAAGCCTCATCCCCAGGTTCTGCCTATTTTGCCTTCTCTCTCTTTGTCTATTCGattaaattcttcttcttcttcttccgttTTGTTTCGATTGGTTTCTTATGTATTTATgtgatctattttttttttctgctcaGGAAGAAGACGAAGCTCCTGTTGTTGAGGACGTCAAGGACGACGAGGAAGACGCCGATGACGACGACGATGACGACGACGACGATGATGACAAGGAAGACGGTGCTCAAGGTTCTCTTCTTTgtgtttatttgttttaaatcTACATATGGTTAGCGTAttcattctattatttttttaaattattttcaccctaattattttatatcctatTGAATTTCGATCCACCTGTTTCTAGCGTAGTATACATAAAGTTCTAAAGGAAGCTTGATAGCAGTTTAATTTGATGTTGTTCTGAATTCATTGGCGTTCATGACCTCACATGCTCTAGTTGGATATATGAACTAGATTATATTGTTGCTGGAGCTGAGAGTTGCTATACAATACTCATTTATATGAATGCCTTTGTCGGAATTGTGTAATCTTTGAGCTCTGCTGTTGTAGGGTTCTTTCGAATAATTATGTGTCATTTTGCTCTCTGTATCTGTTATTTGCGTTATGATTCTTCTCTATGTCTTTCAATAAAGCTAACTGATCTTGAGTGACATTATTATCTATTACTTGGTCGCGAAATTACTTATGACATTAATGGCCTTACATATAGAGAACACAATGAATGTGTTCTACTTATTATTATATGCCTGCAATTCAACACCATATATGCATTGATGCACTTGTGTTGAATTTTAATCCTTTTCCTAAATATCTATTATTATGTTTTGTTGGGCTGAGATGCAGGCGGTGCCGAGGGTTCAAAGCAGAGCAGAAGTGAGAAGAAGAGTCGAAAGGCAATGTTGAAGCTCGGGCTGAAGCCTGTAACTGGTGTTAGTCGTGTCACAATCAAGAGAACAAAAAATGTGAGTCATGAGTGTGTAAGCCGCAAGCGTACCTCTGCATACTGTTATTGTTTTTCTTGTGTATATGAAACATCGATGGCTTCTAACAATCTCTTTATATCTCAGATTCTCTTTTTCATCTCAAAGCCTGATGTCTTCAAGAGTCCAAACTCCGAGACCTATGTCATATTTGGAGAGGCCAAAATAGAGGACCTGAGCTCTCAGCTGCAGAACCAAGCTGCTCAGCAGTTCAGGGTTCCAGATATGGCATCTGTTATGGCAAAACAAGATCAAGCTGCTGCAGCTGCAGGAGCAcaggctgaagaagaagaggaggaggttgATGAGACCGGCGTGGAGCCCCATGACATTGATTTGGTCATGACACAGGCAGGAGTGTCAAGGAGCAAGGCCGTCAAGGCTCTCAAGACTCACGATGGTGACATTGTTGGTGCCATCATGGAGCTCACTACCTAATAGTCTTTATATTCTATTGTGCATTTGATTTCTGTCTCTCGGGATGATTTTGGAACTAGTGCCATCCTTAAGTTACTCTAGTTAAactttttgccatttattttGGTTTACATTATAATTTTGTTGCTGTCCTTAAAATTTATGGGGGGCCATAATGGTCAGCCATATTATTTAGCTGTTTTTTCCTCTCAAAATTGCCTTCTGTGAGCTCAATTTGTGTGCTAGTCTGCTAAATGGGATTATAGTTATGGTTGTCTCGGTTTCTGAGcttcattattaatataatagCCTAATAGGAATTCTTTGCTGTGTGAGATTGATGGTGGGATTGAATTATTCGAAAGAACTTGGATCAATTTTGAAATCTATGATGTTTTGCATCTAAACTAAATATCATTAATTCTTGAATTTAGTCGTTAGTTAAAACGTCCAATTATTAGGTTTCTAGAATGTCTAAACTTGGAGAAAAATATATTGGGTTGTTGATGCGACACACTTTGATTCGATGGCTTTTGATAAAGTGAGTAGAGTTTTTTACTTGTTGCAGGTAACAAACTGTCAATTTCAATACAAGGACTAAGATTCACCGACAGATGATTTCATAATTTCATtcgtttaaaaagaaaaaaaaaaaaaaaagcaaagctAAGTTGCTTGCTTTGTAAACTACCAGATGAAACACGCCATATAGCAGCAACTTCAACCTCAGTCCTCCTTGACTTACACCCCCATTGCTAGCTATTGATCACTCTGCAATTTTCTCTTATCTCTCCATCATCACCCGTTAAGACACCAATTTGACCCATCTTCACCATCGCATCTGCAAACTTGTTTGCCCATGTGTATCGATCCCTTGCATGCTGATACACTTGGCTAGCAGTCTCAGTGTCAGTCAAGAGAGTCTGGTCAGATATGAACAGACCTCGGTTCGCCAAAATACCATTATAGTACCCTACATCCGCAACGCCGGGACTTGAAGGGTCCATTGGAACCACAATGTTTTGGTTTGTGTTCCCTTGTGGACATCTCCTCTTCAAGAACATCGCATATGAGGGATCCAAACTTGGATCCTGAAGTGAAGTACTACTGAAATTGTATAGCCTGCTGTTAAAAGCAAGACAATGAGAGCGTCCAATGGTGTGTGCTCCTGCATATGCAAAAATTAAGCCAAAAGCATATTAGATATAAGATCTTTCATGCGCCTCTATCTAATAGCTTAAGTTTTGGAAACAAGATAAAACTTGACTTATTTATCTTGAAGCTCTCAATTAATACCTGAAAGGGTGACCATTTCTTCTTGTGTTAAGCCCTTCTTCGAAAAGAGCTGAGTGAGTTGGTTAACATTGAAAGTTGGAGGAGGCAAGTCCGTTCTTGTGTCTGAAGCTAGTGAGATTCTACCATCTCTTCTTCCAGCTGGAACATCATAACCAACTCCTCCAACCTGCATGAGTCCAAGGATAAAtcattttgatttattgaaaatataaGGTTTGTATGCAGAGGGTGGGAAGAGCAGACAAACTTACTAACTCAATGCTGTCCCTCGCTGCGAATGCTACTATGTCTGCGCAGGAAACAACTCCTTTGCACACAGCTTCAATCCTAGCCTTGGCACTGTCTATGACATCAAACCCTCTGAGACTCGGATTATTCGCCGGAGAGTCTTTCTCTGCTGTGTTCGAGGGAGTAGAATCAAGAAGAACTGATCCATCACATCCCTACAAATTAACAATATGTTAACTAATCTTTAGGTTACAAAAATTTGACTAATAATTAAAGGTCATGATCATATATATAAATGTAATAAATGGTTTAATATATTGACTTACTCTAACGAAGCAATCATGAAAATGCATTCTAACAAGGCCAGCAGCAAGTCCAGGATCTCTATTATAAGCTTTCCTGACTTCATCTTTTACAATGAACTCAGCCATGCCACATGAATAGCTGTAATACCCaacttgaagttcagaatgaacatgttgactcaacaagtatATGGCAAAAACTATAACCATGCTATTCAGTTTTTTTGGACTCATTTTCTCTACAATATTTATTATTGTCTTTCTAATGATTTCTGATTAACATTATGAAATAATCATGGCCTATTTATACTAATAAAGGCAATGATTGATGAGATTATTTTGCAGCTAAGTGCCATGTGATAAGGCATTTGGCTGTAACGTCATTTTTATTTGGTCAAGGTTAAAGAATATAAGTGATTGAGGGGCAATAGACAAAGGACAAGGGAAAATGGTTAGATCACACTATTATTGTAGTGGTATCATAAATCCACTTGAGATTTCACAATATGCTATGTTGAACAATTACGCGCTTGAGTCAATTTTAGTTGACTTGAGTGCACGAAAATCCAAATTAGTTGTTAAAGTTGAATGCGTTAGTGAATATAATAGACTAATAAAACTTTGTTAGATGATGCAACTCATgaaggttttgtgctatatttattattagaataaattagttagattcccCAAAAGAAGGAAGGGCATGCATTAGGGAAATACATTTTTAGAATAAGCTAAGCAATTCATATATATTAGATAAACGGAAGTATCACATTCTAAACTACTTTTATGTTCAAAACCAGTGTTAATCATGAATTAATTACTGTTTTCTAGTGGGATTAGGTGTGGTATTGATAGTGACGGAGCAATGATCTAAGATTCTTAGACGAAACCTAAACCTTGAAGGTCTGTCTGCTGTTTGGAATAACGCATGTAGATGGCATGCTTCATTCcttatttgttgttttttttttaaatgaaaataagTGAATAATGACTCGGTATTTAAAAGAATGGAGCAGTTATTACAATAATAATTTCAACAAGATAAAATTCCCATAACGCAAGATTAAAAGTTAACAAATATTTTCACATGAAAAGGCGTACTGCGTACTGGCTAGAacccagaaaaagaaaaagttgctGCCCTAGATTTTTCCAAAGAAAAAAACTTACTtttactaattattattattatttttcttgttaaattaTCTGGTCTTGCCACATTAGTATTCTTTTCTTGTATATATCCTCATAATTCGTGTCTGCCATACTTTTCGTATATCAATTTAGCTATCTCTTCATCGTTAGTGCTAATTCAACCAAGATTAACTCCACCATTATCATGAAAGACTAACATCTTCGTTGCGATTAATTTAACATTATCTTCGAAGCCACTAATAACCTGTAACTTTTCACAGTAATGTGTTCTGACTCACTATTAGTGTAACCACTAAGACGATGCATGTAATGGGAGAGATCACAAGAGCTCAACCCTCTATTGGAACATCCACTATTAACTCCACTCCAGAATATCTATACGTATATTACTATACTCAATTATACTTACTGGATGGATCTTTCACTTGTATGAATCATAGGTGACTAATATAAGTGACTTTTTTTTTAGCCGGAAGGAAAAATTAAATGTTGACAAAACCAATATATGATTTATcaatttatctttatttaaaatacaTTTTTATTTGGATGTGCTTGTTatgtatataattaattaaatggtGAAAACTCTAtgatgatatttttatataaagatgaCATTGTCAATTATTAAATGGTTTGATATGTTTAACTGAATATATTTGACTAAACCTATATGATGCATGGACACGACACAGACAAGGCACGGACACGACATGATACGGAACATGCCGAcacacgaattttaaaatcttataaaatacGGATGgagacacgcatacatataaaatataaaatattttttagataaatcgtaataatattttgatattttattgatattaaaatatatattttaagtttttaattatttttaatgtcttattaaattatatcaagtatttaaaataatttttgttttaataaataataatatatattatatctaaaattatttcgagaatatatattaagaataatacTGGACGCGCTggcacgtgatggtatttaggtgtcaAGCATGtccagaaatttttttttattttttattaagacacagttgAATATAACAGATACGTGTATCGAATAAGTGTCGATAAATATCGTGTTTGAAATGTGTCCGACATACAAACATAACAAAGTATCCGTTACTTCATAGTACTAAACCATTTAGCAATTTATAATGCCATTTTTCTGTGAAGATTTATCATGCTAGTATTCTCCTAATTAAATAACATACTGTACGAGATGTTTCTGGTACGGGTTGAAGGGTGGATCGAGAACCTGCGAACAAGGCTGAAGCCGGGTTGCTTAACTGGAGCAATGGgaggaggtacctgcaaagacactccgacgttcaagtcagaatggatctaagaggtgtaaggtatgaggaatgaatgaatacctgagGGACTTGGGTCCTCAATTTATAGGTGTTGGTGagcatcttatcttatcttatcttatctggctaagataagggagatgtttgaattcgaaagtcggtTAGGAGTTCCGAAGGGCTGGTTTTGGGCCTTTCAGGAGAGAGAGGCGGGTCGGATCCGAGGTGCCGGGTTCGGGCCCAACCTCGGGTCCGGGATCCATGGGttggatccgtaacagttgccacCGCAGCGGGAGAGCGAGCGAGGTCGGTCTGTCGCTAGGAGATATTACTTCTACCGTGGGCTAGGCTCCTGGCCTTTTCTTGAGAAGTCGTTTGgttcttttgagaagaggtcggcgcCTCGGTTTCGTTCCGTGGAAGATTCATCTGACCGTTTTGGTCTGTCATGACTCTTCCGTGTCTGCTGCGCCCGTTGCGTTCTTCGAGGCGCGATTTATTAGTTTCTCTTTCCAAGGGGGCATTTATTGCGAGGGGACGTTTTCCTCTATTGCCCTtatgtttccttttcttttcggGGGTATTTGTGTTATTTTCCTTTTTTCGAAACCATTTTGGTTTTCTTCCTTCAGTTCCCTCTTCGTTTCTTTTTTCCTTTAGTTCCCTCTTCATTTCTCTATTTGCTTTTCTTCTCCGAagagctttttcttctttttcctttcgCATTCTGTGGTTTCGGTTGATCTTCTGCCATGGTGTTTTCTCCTCCGGTTTATTTTCTTGCGTTTATCAGGTTGGTGTTCTTCTGCTTCTTTTTGTTTCCTCTTTGTGATTTGTGCTTTATCTtcctttgtattttattttgtctctgcTTAGTGTAGATTAGAATCATTTTTTTGGTGTATGATGGCATTGCATTGTGGTAGATAGTTCTTGTTGGGGTAGTGGGTTTTGTAAGGGGGGCGAGTGCCGCCGTATAATTGGTGGTGTTTAGTGGTGTCTGTTTGGTTTGATCCACCATTTTTCGCCGCGGGGTTTGGCTGACGGTGGTGTTCGTCGCTATTTTAGGTATGGCTCGTCGAAGGACTGAGGGTGTGAGGGCTCCGGTGCCCCCGGCGGGGGGTGTCCCCGATCTTTTCTCTTGGGTCACTAGTGACGTGTGGGGGACGccgtcgcggatgacggaggAGGACCTCCAGCGGCTCCGTGATCAGGGAGCTGTTTGTGGGGGTGGCGATGCCGAACGCCATTACGAGCTTTTCCTTCCTGGggttgacgagagggtttgctatACCAATCTCGATTCCCCGAGTGTGCCGGATTGGATGTGGGTCTACGAGGCGATGTTTACCCGGCTTGGCGTTCGGCTTCCCTTTTCTCCATTTGTTCAGCAGTTGTTGAATCGGTGCTCCGTGGCGCCGTCCCAGCTACATCCGAATAGCTGGGCGGCGATATGGTCTTTCGAGCTTGTTTGCGAGTTTTTGGAGCTTCCTGCTTCGGTGAacgtttttcttttcctcttcttgtgtACCCTTCCGACCAAAGAGGGGAAGCATAAGAAGGGGTATGTGTCTTTTAGAGCTCAGCCTCATCGTCGGGTCTTCGGTTTGTATGAAGATTCCTTTCATGGTTTTAAGAGTGGATATTTTAAGGTCCGTCCCGCAAGAGGGCATCATCCTTTTTGGTTGACTTTGGAGGGTGAGCAGCGGTTTCCCACCTATTGGAATTTTATGGCGGGGCCGTCGGTTTTTACTCGGGTTACATAAGAGTTCCTGTCTTCGGAGGAACGGGATGTCGCTCTTGTATTGTGGCAATTGTTTGGGGATCGCCCCCTTAATCCTCGGGATGTGATGGGAGATCCGGTTGCTTGTCGGTCATACGTTGGTGTGTGTCTGTCCTCTTCtttgtttttatgttttgtttttccgtttttttaacttggggttttttgttttctttcagtTGAGATGGCTGATGGTTTGACTTCCTTGGCACGGCTGAAGGCGGCGATGGGCCGGGAGGAGGGGTCGTCGTCTCCGGCTACTCCTGTTTCCAATCCTGCCGTGGGGTCTCAGGCTGCATCTCAAGAGGTAGTTTCTTCGGGTGTGCGGACTGATGCTCAGATTTCTCCCGGTCCTGCAAACTCCCCTGAGGTCGTCGTGGTGACGGCTGCTGAGGCTTCTCGAAAGAGAAAGAGGCATGAGGAGCCGAGCAGCGAGACTTTTGAGGATGAGGGTCTTGTGCCTAGTGTGATGAATCGACGTTTCGATGCCCCGGGTTTTATTGATCAACACTTGATGCCTGGTACGGAGCCGTTTTTTGATGGGTGCGATGTTTCGTTCCAGGCCAAGTCGGTGTATCGTGCCCTCCTTCGGTCTGCTGTCGTTGTTTGGAAGGCTGAGCCCGTGATGGCTCAAGTCGGTTTGTTGGATAAGAAACTCCGTCATTCTCAGGCTGAGATGGTTAAGCTGAAGGAGAAGTTTGAGGCTGCCGAGATCGCGAGGGAGAAGGCGGTGAACTCTTCTGAGGAAGCCGGGGCAGAGATTCTTCGGCTCTCTGAGGTTGAGACTTCACTTCTTTCTCAACTGGGTGAGGAGCGGAAAAAGGCTTCTGATGCGGGTTCCCAGGCTGCTGCGCTTCTTGGTGAGTTGGAGGCTCTGAAGGCCGAGGTTGCTGCCTTGAAGAGGGAAAAAACGGAGTTGTTGGCTGATGCTAAGGATGCGATTGCTGCTACTGAGGAGACGATGAAGGCACAGGCCCTGGTGTTGGCTCCGGGTGTGGATGTGTCTATGATGGGAGCTTTCAAGACCGTTCGGGATGGCCAGATAGTCGATCTCGAGTAGCTTTTATCTCTTGTAATTTTGCTCTTTGCTTTTAGACTTGGtttgttttttggatattttggttTGGCCGTGGGCCGTGTAACCGTGACTTCGTAACTCCGGATTTCGTTAAATGACTTTTTTGGCCGTTTGGGCCTTTTTGTATATTCCGTTTAAGACTGTTCTGTTTTTGGTTTATTTCATTCCCTGTTTGGGATGAGCGGACCGTCGTGTGGTCGTATTTTCGTGGATATCCATGTGTTGGGCCTGGGGGGTGATCGGTCCCCCAGTCGTGGCCGTAATTTTGTTCTGTATTTGGGACATCTTAAAATTGAAGAATCTAGGGATAGCTTTTTAATGGAATTTTATTGATGGGTGAGCCTCGTTAAAACCATCCGTCTTTGGGGGGAAAGAGTACCCGGGATTGATACTTAAGCAAATTTAAGAGTTGTAAAATGGGAAGatacataaacaaataaaaagggGTGACCTAGTTAGGTCGGCCTAAGTGTAGTATCGCCGTAAGTTTGCGGCGTTCCAGGTCCTTGGGACTTCGTCGCCGTTAAGCCGTTCGAGTTTATATGCTCCTTTTCCGATTACCGCCTTGATTTTGTATGATCCTTCCCAGTTAGGGGTGAGTTtcccttctcctggggtcggggGACCGATGTCGTTTCGTTGTAGGACGAGATCGTCGGTTGTGAATTCTCGTCGGATGACGCCATGGTTGTATCTTAAGCTGATTCTCTGTTTTAGGGCTAGCTCTTTGATATGAGCTATGGTTCTTTCCTCGTCAAtgaggtctcgttctgcttcCTCGTCGTTACTGCCGACCATTTTTCTGGGGCTTGGGTCTCTGATTTCTACCGGGATGACCGCTTCTACACCGTATGTtaatcggaagggtgtttctcatGTGGTCGTTTGCGGTGTGGTTCGGTATGACCATAGGACCGATCCGAGTTCGTCGGCCCATagtcctttggcttcgtcgagccgCTTTTTGAGTTTTTTGATGATTATTTTGTTTGCGGATTCCACctgtccgtttgtttgggggtgttctaccgagctgaAACGGTGAGATACGTGTAGTCCTTCTAAAAATTCTCTGAACTTTTTGTTAACAAATTgggttccgttgtccgagatAACGATCTCGGGGATCCCGAATCGGGTGATGATCTGTCGCCAGAGGAATTTTCGGCATTGGGCTGCCGTTATGGAGGCTAGGGGTTCGGCTtcgatccatttggtgtagtagtctatggcgacgatgagGTATCTGAGTTGACCGGGTGCCGTAGGGAAGGGCCTGACGAGGTCGATACCCCAGGTGCCGAACGGCCGTTCTGCCGATATGATGCTGAGCTGGTGAGGGGCTGCTTGGTGGATattggcgtgcctttggcatttgTCGCAGTTTTTAACTATTTGTATGGAGTCTCGAATAATTGTGGGCCAGAAGTAGCCTGCCCTGATGACCTTTTGGGCTAACGTTTTGCCTCCGACGTGGTGTCTGCAGCAGCCTTCGTGGATTTCGCGGAGTATGTATTCCGTGTCCCCGGGTTCAATACATTTGAGTAGGGGTTGCGAGAATCCGCGTTTGTATAGTTGTCCTGCGACACTGGTATAGTTGGCGGCTTCCCTTTTTATTCGCTTTCCCTCTTTGAGGTCTGGCGGCAGTGTTCCCTCGAGGAGGTACTGTAGGATAGGGTGGGTCCAAGACCCCTGGTTTGACAATGTCAGATGGGCGTTGGTTGTCGTTGACACGGAAGGTGACTTGATGACTTCCTGGATTAGTGATTTGTTACCGTGTCCaggtttggtactggctagtttgGAAAGTAGGTCTGCCCTTGCGTTTCGTTCCCTAGGAACGTGCTGTATGGTAACGTGCTCGAATCCTTCTTTTAGTTTGTTTACCTTGGCGAGGTATTGTTGGAGTAGGGGATCTCGTGTCTGGTAGCCTCCGTTAATTTGGGAGCTGACTACTTGGGAATCGGTATTTACCTCTAGGACTTTTGCTCCGACTTCCCGGGCTAGGGCTAGGCCTGCTAagagggcctcgtattctgcctggttgtttgagaccGGGAATTCGTATCGTACTGACTATTCGATCATGACTCCGTTTTGGCTTTCGAGAATGACTCCGGCGCCTCCGGAAGTGATGTTCGAGGAGCCGTCAACGTGTAGCTTCCATGATTCAGGGGTGGAGTCTCCTGGTGTCATTtcggcgataaagtcggccatggCTTGTGCTTTGATCGCGTATCGGGGTTCGAACCTGATATCGAACTGGGATAGTTcgatggaccatgctagcattctGCCTGCTAGGTCGGGTTTTTGTAGTACATGCTTAA is a window encoding:
- the LOC112782700 gene encoding nascent polypeptide-associated complex subunit alpha-like protein 2 translates to MSPGPVVDAPAADTTADQQLPPVDDATNKKKPHPQEEDEAPVVEDVKDDEEDADDDDDDDDDDDDKEDGAQGGAEGSKQSRSEKKSRKAMLKLGLKPVTGVSRVTIKRTKNILFFISKPDVFKSPNSETYVIFGEAKIEDLSSQLQNQAAQQFRVPDMASVMAKQDQAAAAAGAQAEEEEEEVDETGVEPHDIDLVMTQAGVSRSKAVKALKTHDGDIVGAIMELTT
- the LOC112782699 gene encoding peroxidase 5; translation: MSPKKLNSMVIVFAIYLLSQHVHSELQVGYYSYSCGMAEFIVKDEVRKAYNRDPGLAAGLVRMHFHDCFVRGCDGSVLLDSTPSNTAEKDSPANNPSLRGFDVIDSAKARIEAVCKGVVSCADIVAFAARDSIELVGGVGYDVPAGRRDGRISLASDTRTDLPPPTFNVNQLTQLFSKKGLTQEEMVTLSGAHTIGRSHCLAFNSRLYNFSSTSLQDPSLDPSYAMFLKRRCPQGNTNQNIVVPMDPSSPGVADVGYYNGILANRGLFISDQTLLTDTETASQVYQHARDRYTWANKFADAMVKMGQIGVLTGDDGEIRENCRVINS